The Vicia villosa cultivar HV-30 ecotype Madison, WI unplaced genomic scaffold, Vvil1.0 ctg.000114F_1_1, whole genome shotgun sequence DNA window ATAAGTGGGTTGTTAGGAATTTGAATTTTGGATTGGTTTTAAGTCGGTTTGTAAAGTCtggttttgacttttgattcaaTTTGTTAGTTGGGTTTTTGGTTTTGGATTGGTTTTCTCTTTCTGCTGGATTTTGTTAGGAGATAAGCGGTTAGGAATTGGAATTGGTGTTGTTACTGTTGTTGTTTTGGTGTTTTTCAGAGAATTAAGTTGATGGGGGGACAAAGTTCTAAAGAGGAAAATTTGAGGCAGGATTCATCTTTGCGATCAAGTTCATCTGCTTCTGCTTCTTCTTGGAATTCATATCCTGATCCGCATTCGGGTTACGGTCAGGGTGGTTATCCATATAGCTATGATTCACAACAGCCTTCTTATCAACCGTATTATGATACCCGGCCTCCTCCTCCTCCACAAAACTATGACCATGAGCCTCATACTAGTGGTAGAGTGCCCCGTCACGATGATAAGAGAAAGTTAGAGAGGAAATACTCAAGGATTGCTGATAATTACAACTCCATAGATGAGGTAAAAGATGTTTGCATGTTGATTAAAAGATCCTTATACCTATGTAGATATTTTGTATGCACATGGGAATTGAAGTGCTTTACTTATTCTagcttttatttattatattctgGGATTTAGGAGATGGTGACGACTCTCTGAGATAGATTAATTTAGAATTCGACATATGGTAGATTTTAAAATAGAATATCCTGTGCTTTCCCTACAAAATACCTTTGAATGGCTGTCACCTCATCATGTTTCCCCTTTTAGCCATTTAAGTTCACTAAATTGCATTCACAGAGGTGAAAGAGAATGGCCCTGCATGTTAAGTTTTTTTCTTCCTGATGAATTTAGAGCAATGCGTGATTTTACTATTTTTGTGTTGATATCTATGTGACTTGACATGATTTAGCTGAAAATGATGTTATCTTGCAATTTTTAAATTTCCATCTCACTGACAATGCTACTTATTCATCTTTTTatttagggaaaactatttttcTTTATCATTATTTCAATTCTTAGTACTCAAGTAGTTTTTATACTTATATTTCATTACAGGTGACTGAAGCTCTTGCACGTGCAGGCCTCGAGTCTTCTAATCTTATTCTTGGAATTGATTTCACCAAGAGCAATGAGTGGACAGGTTAGGCCAAATTTATAAATGTATAGTTTTCTATGCTAAGATTTTAATTTATGCATTATATTGTTGTGAAATATATGCTCAGCTTGATGTTGCTTTCAGGAAAGCATTCATTTAACAGAAAAAGTTTGCATCACATCGGGAATGGTCCAAATCCCTACGAACAAGCAATATCCATTGTTGGGAAAACCTTGGCCGCATTTGATGAGGATAACTTGATTCCTTGTTTTGGATTTGGAGATGGTATGTCTCTCTCAACTTAGAAATTgaattgtttttttgtttgtgatTTAAAATGTGCTAGTGCTAATGAGCATTACTGTGATATCATGGCAGCCTCAACTCATGATCAAGATGTCTTTAGTTTCTATCCAGACGAAAGATTTTGCAATGGGTTTGAAGAAGTTTTGAGTCGGTATAGGGAAATTGTTCCTAATATTCGACTTGCAGGTTATACATTTACTACTTATCTTGTTGTTCTTGTGGGAATTCTACTTATTCATATTATAGATATTGTAATACTGAAAACTAATCGTCGATATGTTTTAACATCAGGCCCTACATCCTTTGCACCGGTTGTTGAAATGGCCATGACAATTGTTGAGCAGAGTGGAGGCCAGTACCATGTTTTAGTGATAATTGCAGATGGCCAGGTATTCTATTCTCTATCCAGTATGTATGGGTTTATCTTTGAACAAATCAGAAAGACTGGATTGCTTCTTACTTTCTCCACTTGTGCTTATATCATTTCAAAGGAAAAAGTAGTTGAATTTGAAATATGAACAGAATCTAACTGAATGTTCATTGTTCATTTTCACCCATCAAGTTTTAACAACTAAGTGTAGATACTTTTGGTTTATTCCCCCACCTGATCATTTGTTTGCTTATTTGTTGGGACTAAGTCTTTTcccgatttgatttgatttgttttcaaaacatCTTATGCTATATATGCCCATAACTTTGTTTGGTGCAGGTTACAAGAAGCATTGACACTGATCAAGGGAGGCTTAGTCCACAGGAACAGAAAACTGTGGATGCCATTGTTGAAGCCAGGTGATTGATTATGCTGCAAGGTTATTCTTAATAATGTTCTATTTTTAAATATCTTTTCTTACGTTTCTACTCTGTTGCAGTAAATTTCCTCTTTCAATCATATTGGTCGGTGTTGGAGATGGACCTTGGGACATGATGAAGGAATTTGATGACAATATGCCAGCCAGGGTCTTTGATAATTTTCAGGTAGATAATGAAAAGCATACAgaatattgattaattaatactAGTTAAAATGTTCTAAATAATTGGATTTCATCCCCTTAATTATTGTGGAATTCTCTTTGTGCTTCTTTAGTTTGTGAATTTCACGGAAATCATGTCAAAAAACATTCCTCCTTCACGAAAAGAGGCAGCATTTGCTCTCGCAGCATTGATGGAAATTCCTTCTCAGTATAAAGCCGCAATAGAGCTTGATCTACTGGGGTAAAATTTTGATTCAATACCTTCAGTattattctatttctttttaaataaaaaaaaaaacaaatcttaaAGTTTATTTCTGACAAAAGTTTGTCCATATTTGTGCTTATTTATCTCAAACAGTAGTCGGAAGGCCAGTGCTCCTCAGAGAGTTGCCCTCCCAACACCCTCTTACGGCTCACCATCTTTTAGCACTTCAAAACCTTATGGTTCAGCATCTTTTGGCGCTTCAAAACCTTATCATGCCCCTGCTAGTTTTGAGCAGAGTGCACCTTCTTACCCTGACGACAGCAAAGTAGTTGGCACATCTCCTTCTGCCCCAAGTTCTACATATGAAAATCAGGTACAACCTACAAAGTGCTTCTAATAAAAATGTGTCTGATCTGGTCTTTTGGGTTCAAACATGAATGTTACAGGAAATTGCTTAAATTATATATCGTGTTTATTTCTCCATATAGCTTAGGATTATCTTTACATGCCTCAGTTGAGTAATTTGATTACTCTTCTGATAAAGCATCTACTAGTACTTGGTCTTGTGAGAAGAGATGAATGACATCAATTACATGTTCTGTTGAGTTATTGGAGTacccattttatttttaatgactaAATCTGAAAGGTACTTGTGAAGTTGTCAACTGTCATGCATCATCCAGGTTGTattatttgcataattttatTTCCTGGTTGCTTGCTGTGCATTTTATATGTTTCATATAGGGATTGAATTTGAAATGGTTCATGTTagcataaatttattattaaatatttccaAACTgtaaaattaacaaattaaattgattttgtgCAGCTTTGCCCTATATGTTTGAGCAATCCAAAAGACATGGCCTTCGGATGCGGGCATCAGGTAAAAGCAATATTTTAGCAAGTTTACAAATTGGTCTGCTTCAAAAAACAGAGAACTCTTGGCTCATAAGCAATAAAAAAACTCTAATTAGGTTCATAAGAATCTTAAATTTAGATTTTAATAGTTTTGTAGGATAATTTATATTTGATCAACATTTGAGATTTTTTTAAGGATCTAATGCTTATGATTTCTTTGTAACATGACAGACATGTTGCGAATGTGGACCAGATCTGCAGACGTGTCCCATCTGTAGGAGCCCCATCAACACCAGAATAAAGCTATACTAAGCCAGCATCTTATGTTGGGAGTATTTATATgtattctttgaatttttttgtggTTGTGTATAAAACATTAGATTAAATCTTTGTTTCTCCTGTGAAAAGTGGTACTTCCTATAGGTAACCattccttattttttttatttttcaatcatttttGTTTCTGATAGTGATGGTTTGGCAACTTAAGTTTTAGCGGATGAACTTAGAAGCTGGCTGATAGCTGAAAAAAAATAGCAGATTGAAATTGTAGTGTTTAATAAAAATCAAGGATGAATTTGCTGAATATGGATTTGGaattaatttcaaattatttactGATCTACATCTTTCATGACAAATGATGAAAGCCAGTTGCCAATGATTCTGGGGCAGATGTCTTATTTATTTACTTCAATCTTCATGATTCTTTCCTTTTGTATATATAGGAATAAATGGTAGCAATTGATCTATGTAATACATTTTACAAGggaaataaaaattacaatattTCAAATGGTATTAGCAGCAATGTTCTTTTCCAAGAAAATTCTCTTGGTCAGCTACTACAACTACACCTTGGATCCAAAAGAAAACATCACGAATGGGATGCTAGCAATAATACCATTCGTTTGAACGAAACATTTCTCACAGAAGTATTCACAATGCGCTAAATTAGTTTGTATCTGTCTTCCAAGAGAAGGGAAGGAAAAAATGCAAAATAATTGGACAAAGAAGACCAAACCCCATTACACATTTGTGTTCTGTGTATTGACCGCTAAACTCCATGACAAATGAAATAGGAGAAGGAGAAAAATTCATGTATTATACTACTGTTGTCGAGATTTGGAATGCAGCATAAGAAATCTACTCAAATATGAGCAATCAATCAGAGATGAGATAAAAAAAAAGTCTCTTATATGACTTGCCACAAAGAAAATAATGTTATAGAGTGTTATCGTCCAATCACAAGGTATTGGTAGCAACTTGATATTTATGAGACATAGTTTGGAGGAATCTTGAAGATAGCAAATTGTACAAACAATTCATTAAGAAAATTCTATTTATCAGTTCTCGTTGAGGTTGAACAAGAAATCAGATTATTTATCAGTTCTTGTTGGGGTTGATCAAGAATttgattgaaataaaataaaaccaagaATACTTGCAACTAAATTTCTTCCTAAAAAGTCGTGAAGCTCTTGTTAAAGTAAATGAGAGAAAAAACAGAAAAATTAGAAAATAGATCATCTGCAGCTTTTTGGGTCCAGCCTTTCCTCATGTTCTCATCCAATGGTTGAAATTTCATCAAAAACTAATAAACAAAAAGTGCAGTTTTGAAAAGAGTGGAAAATTATAGATGAAAGGGTGTGATGAGAGCAGAAGAGAATCTAAGTACCAATGTTGAAAGCTCTATTATGCAATAGGTCAAGACATGCAAAAGAGATGTGTTGGGTACTTTGGAAGCCACATTTTAAGGATAGACATGCTCATGCAACAACCTCAACTGAAAACAATTCTGCAAATGCATCTTAATCCAGTCTATTAAGCAAAGAGCATATGGATACACTTCTGAAACTACTCAAACTAAttctttgaaaatattaataCACTCTTTTAATGCTACTATTGCTCATAAGGCTAAATTCTTATTCTGCTCTCCATGTCATTCTCCAAAGAAGTTTTTTTGGATTGTTGATTTTGAAGCCTCAAATTATATGAACAAAAACATTAGTGTGTTTATCAATTATATAATCCATGTCATGATGACTTCATTACGAGATTACCCTTGAATATGTCCCTTCATTATGAGATTACCCTTGAATTTATATTATATGTCCCTATTGTAGCTTGTTGTCAATTAGTAAGTTAAGTTAAGATTCAAAGTATGTTACTAAATTATTTTTCCGTACATACATGAATTTTAAGATTTAGGTTCAAAGAAGAAGATTGACAATACTAAGAAATACAATGACCTTTTTGAAAAAAGATATGATAAAGTTGAACCCATCAATAGtgcttttataatttttttcaaaatatattattttattattattaatgtttagGACACTTTAACTTCACGTACGAGAAGAATACTTATGtccttatttaataaaaatttggaTTTGTTCAAATAAGAAGTTTGT harbors:
- the LOC131624355 gene encoding E3 ubiquitin-protein ligase RGLG2-like encodes the protein MGGQSSKEENLRQDSSLRSSSSASASSWNSYPDPHSGYGQGGYPYSYDSQQPSYQPYYDTRPPPPPQNYDHEPHTSGRVPRHDDKRKLERKYSRIADNYNSIDEVTEALARAGLESSNLILGIDFTKSNEWTGKHSFNRKSLHHIGNGPNPYEQAISIVGKTLAAFDEDNLIPCFGFGDASTHDQDVFSFYPDERFCNGFEEVLSRYREIVPNIRLAGPTSFAPVVEMAMTIVEQSGGQYHVLVIIADGQVTRSIDTDQGRLSPQEQKTVDAIVEASKFPLSIILVGVGDGPWDMMKEFDDNMPARVFDNFQFVNFTEIMSKNIPPSRKEAAFALAALMEIPSQYKAAIELDLLGSRKASAPQRVALPTPSYGSPSFSTSKPYGSASFGASKPYHAPASFEQSAPSYPDDSKVVGTSPSAPSSTYENQLCPICLSNPKDMAFGCGHQTCCECGPDLQTCPICRSPINTRIKLY